In one window of Luteitalea sp. DNA:
- a CDS encoding 2-hydroxyhepta-2,4-diene-1,7-dioate isomerase, with translation MRVYRTLQGLIVESDGAFRSVPGGDWDALVNADDVAAFVSSATPCPPHAADELIAPIGTQEVWAAGVTYYRSRDARMEEAHDAGGGDFYARVYDAARPELFFKANAHHVIGPGGAVRIRRDAAWSVPEPELTLVLSSRGKIVGYTIGNDMSSRDIEGENPLYLPQAKVYNGSCAIGPCVLVASKPLPGDTSIVLEIERDGVETFRAATTVNQIRRPLDELVEYLYRELSFPTGCLLMTGTGIVPPSDFTLQRGDEIRITIEPIGTLINQVA, from the coding sequence ATGCGCGTCTATCGAACCCTCCAGGGACTCATCGTTGAATCTGATGGTGCCTTCAGATCCGTACCAGGCGGTGACTGGGATGCCCTCGTCAACGCCGACGATGTGGCTGCGTTCGTGAGCTCGGCAACACCCTGCCCCCCGCATGCCGCCGATGAGCTGATCGCGCCCATTGGCACGCAGGAAGTCTGGGCTGCCGGGGTTACGTACTATCGCAGCCGCGACGCGCGCATGGAGGAGGCGCACGACGCTGGTGGCGGCGACTTCTACGCGCGTGTCTACGACGCAGCGCGGCCCGAGCTCTTCTTCAAAGCCAACGCACACCATGTCATCGGGCCGGGTGGTGCCGTCCGGATTCGGCGCGATGCCGCTTGGAGCGTGCCAGAGCCAGAGCTGACACTCGTCCTGAGCTCACGCGGCAAGATCGTCGGCTACACGATCGGCAACGATATGAGCTCGCGCGACATCGAGGGTGAAAATCCGCTCTACCTGCCGCAAGCCAAGGTGTACAACGGAAGCTGCGCGATCGGGCCGTGCGTACTCGTCGCCTCCAAGCCACTTCCGGGCGACACGAGTATCGTCCTGGAAATCGAACGTGACGGCGTCGAGACTTTCCGCGCGGCAACGACGGTCAACCAGATCCGCCGGCCGCTCGATGAGTTGGTGGAGTATCTCTACCGAGAACTGAGCTTTCCCACCGGCTGTCTGCTGATGACAGGCACGGGCATCGTCCCGCCGAGTGACTTCACGCTGCAGCGCGGCGACGAGATCCGGATCACGATTGAGCCCATCGGTACGTTGATCAACCAGGTGGCTTGA
- a CDS encoding cysteine synthase, with the protein MHTTLASREDVSAAPRAAPTSSSPLDLIGNTPLLALQRLRPANAHVAIHAKAEWWNPGGSVKDRAALAMIRDAERHGMLRPGRTILDATSGNTGIAYAMIGAILGYRVKLCVPANVTHERKRILAAYGVDLVLTDPLQSSDGAIREARRLYADDPERYVYLDQYNNPANWRAHYETTAEEIWEQTEGRVTHFVAGLGTSGTFTGVTRRLKELNPAIRAISFQPDDPFHGLEGLKHMASAIVPGIYDPTIADNDLAVSTEETYAMVRRLAREEGLLVGISSGAALACALRLASSLDQGVIVTIFPDSGDKYLSERFWEAE; encoded by the coding sequence ATGCATACGACCTTGGCCAGCAGAGAGGACGTGAGCGCCGCTCCTCGAGCGGCGCCCACCAGCTCCTCGCCGCTAGACCTCATCGGTAACACGCCGCTCCTTGCCTTGCAGCGCCTGCGGCCGGCGAATGCTCATGTGGCAATCCACGCCAAAGCCGAGTGGTGGAACCCAGGCGGCTCCGTGAAGGACCGCGCCGCCCTTGCCATGATTCGCGACGCCGAGCGACACGGCATGCTGCGTCCAGGCCGGACGATTCTCGACGCCACCTCAGGGAACACGGGCATCGCCTACGCGATGATTGGCGCCATCTTGGGCTACCGCGTGAAGTTATGCGTGCCCGCCAATGTCACCCACGAGCGCAAGCGCATTCTAGCGGCTTACGGTGTCGACCTCGTCTTGACCGACCCGCTGCAGTCATCCGACGGCGCCATTCGCGAGGCGCGCCGGCTGTACGCCGACGATCCAGAACGCTACGTCTACTTGGACCAGTACAACAATCCGGCGAACTGGCGCGCGCACTACGAAACCACGGCAGAGGAGATCTGGGAGCAGACTGAGGGTCGAGTTACGCACTTCGTGGCGGGCCTGGGCACCAGCGGAACGTTCACGGGCGTCACTCGCCGCCTCAAGGAGCTCAACCCCGCCATCCGCGCGATCTCGTTCCAGCCAGACGACCCCTTTCATGGCCTCGAGGGCCTCAAGCACATGGCCAGCGCCATCGTGCCGGGCATCTACGACCCGACCATCGCAGACAACGATCTTGCCGTCTCGACGGAGGAGACGTACGCGATGGTGCGCCGGCTGGCTCGCGAGGAGGGCTTGCTCGTCGGCATCTCGTCTGGTGCTGCACTGGCGTGTGCCCTGCGCCTCGCGAGCTCCCTCGACCAGGGCGTCATCGTCACCATTTTTCCGGACAGCGGCGACAAGTACCTGAGCGAACGCTTCTGGGAAGCGGAATGA
- a CDS encoding PIN domain-containing protein produces the protein MAPAKPVGRSSRRASRSKNPRYTVDASVFVNAFNPHEEGHTESLLLLSEIQDRGDPVIVPTLLVPEIAAAVARASDDRTGALEYANASAALPHVTVVPLTTLLAKQAAELAATHRLRAADATYVAVARRYGTTLVSRDDEQRTRGAAVVSCQTPEEALRMEEGGDTGPFSRRLAGAAKSG, from the coding sequence ATGGCCCCTGCCAAACCCGTTGGCCGTTCGTCGAGGCGGGCGAGCAGGTCTAAGAATCCTAGGTACACGGTTGACGCGAGCGTCTTCGTGAACGCGTTCAATCCGCATGAGGAGGGCCACACAGAAAGCCTTCTCCTCCTCTCCGAGATCCAGGACCGTGGAGACCCGGTCATCGTGCCGACGTTGCTCGTTCCGGAGATCGCCGCGGCGGTAGCGCGGGCCAGTGATGACCGCACTGGTGCTCTAGAGTACGCAAACGCGAGCGCTGCGCTCCCCCATGTGACGGTCGTGCCCCTCACAACGCTACTGGCAAAACAGGCGGCCGAGCTGGCCGCAACCCATCGACTGCGAGCCGCTGACGCCACGTATGTCGCGGTCGCCCGCAGATACGGCACCACGCTGGTGTCGCGCGATGACGAGCAGCGGACGCGCGGCGCCGCGGTGGTGAGCTGTCAGACGCCCGAGGAGGCGCTCCGTATGGAGGAAGGGGGAGACACAGGCCCCTTTTCCCGTCGTTTGGCAGGAGCAGCCAAGTCCGGGTAG
- a CDS encoding type II toxin-antitoxin system prevent-host-death family antitoxin has product MSDYIKRPAHPKRSGRTVGVRELKTHAAHIVRQVREAQASYVVTHRGRAVGVILPVDSAEEAAQTAEDPDATAAWNAFLRAGRRLERRFRPGVSGVQLLSSMRR; this is encoded by the coding sequence ATGAGCGACTACATTAAGCGCCCGGCTCACCCGAAACGATCGGGGAGGACGGTTGGCGTTCGCGAGCTGAAGACGCACGCCGCGCACATCGTGCGCCAAGTGCGAGAGGCGCAGGCGTCGTACGTCGTGACGCATCGGGGCCGCGCTGTTGGTGTCATTCTGCCCGTCGACTCAGCGGAGGAGGCCGCGCAGACCGCGGAGGATCCAGACGCCACGGCGGCGTGGAACGCATTCCTGCGGGCTGGCCGCCGCCTCGAGCGCCGCTTCCGCCCGGGCGTGAGCGGGGTTCAGCTCCTCTCGTCGATGCGACGCTAG
- a CDS encoding DUF1080 domain-containing protein, producing MSLRHRSLAIFPLVALGVLLGCAVPALAQSAPPPGFTALFNGKDMAGWHGMPHLDPRKLWAMSPDERAAYLELQRAEFERHWRVENGELVNDGEGPYATTDEEYGDIELRIEYKTVPKADSGIYLRGNPQVQIWDYTQQGGKSNLGAEKGSGGLWNNSPGAAGKDPLVAADKPFGEWNLLRIIQVGEITTVWLNDELVVDHARMENFWDREAPLWPKGPIQLQTHGGEIRWRHIFVRTIPVDEANRYLAERDAKAFESIFDGKTWAGWTGPLDSYEITPDGTIRCKPGEGGTIHTKREYGDFTARLELTLPAGGNNGLAIRYPGQGDTAYEGMCELQVLDDTAEKYAELDPRQFHGSAYGMVAAHRGYQRPVGTWNFQQVTVQGSHIQVELNGTRILDADLATVTDFAGGKPHPGKDRRSGYFGFAGHNDPVEYRNVQIKALP from the coding sequence ATGTCGCTTCGTCATCGATCGCTCGCCATTTTCCCGCTCGTGGCACTGGGCGTACTGCTCGGTTGCGCCGTACCGGCTCTCGCGCAGTCGGCGCCGCCGCCAGGCTTCACGGCACTGTTCAACGGCAAGGACATGGCAGGCTGGCACGGCATGCCGCACCTGGACCCGCGGAAGCTGTGGGCGATGTCGCCCGACGAGCGGGCGGCGTACCTCGAGTTGCAACGGGCGGAGTTCGAACGGCACTGGCGTGTGGAGAACGGTGAGCTCGTGAACGACGGCGAGGGTCCGTACGCCACGACCGACGAGGAGTATGGCGACATCGAGCTGCGGATCGAATACAAGACCGTTCCCAAGGCCGACAGCGGGATCTATCTACGTGGAAACCCTCAGGTGCAGATCTGGGATTACACCCAACAGGGCGGCAAATCGAACCTCGGCGCCGAGAAGGGCTCAGGCGGGCTGTGGAACAACAGCCCAGGGGCCGCGGGCAAGGATCCGCTCGTCGCCGCCGACAAGCCATTTGGTGAGTGGAACCTGCTCCGCATCATACAGGTTGGCGAGATCACGACCGTGTGGCTGAACGACGAGCTCGTGGTCGATCACGCACGCATGGAGAACTTCTGGGATCGTGAGGCACCCCTCTGGCCCAAGGGACCGATTCAACTCCAAACCCATGGGGGCGAGATTCGGTGGCGTCACATCTTCGTTCGCACGATTCCCGTCGACGAAGCCAACCGGTATCTCGCCGAGCGGGACGCGAAGGCGTTCGAATCGATCTTCGACGGCAAGACGTGGGCGGGATGGACCGGTCCGCTGGATAGCTATGAAATCACGCCCGACGGAACGATCCGCTGCAAGCCCGGCGAAGGGGGGACGATTCACACGAAGCGCGAGTACGGCGACTTCACGGCACGCCTCGAGCTCACGCTGCCGGCAGGCGGCAACAACGGCCTCGCCATCCGATACCCGGGCCAGGGGGACACGGCCTACGAGGGGATGTGCGAGCTGCAAGTGCTCGATGACACCGCGGAGAAGTACGCCGAGCTCGACCCGCGCCAGTTCCATGGGTCCGCATACGGCATGGTTGCTGCCCACCGTGGCTATCAGCGTCCGGTCGGCACGTGGAACTTCCAGCAGGTGACCGTGCAGGGCTCGCACATTCAAGTGGAGCTCAATGGGACACGCATCCTCGACGCCGACCTTGCGACGGTGACCGATTTCGCGGGCGGCAAGCCGCACCCCGGCAAGGATCGCCGATCGGGGTACTTCGGCTTCGCCGGCCACAACGATCCCGTCGAATACCGCAATGTGCAGATCAAAGCGCTCCCGTAA
- a CDS encoding acetoacetate--CoA ligase, producing MTAPLWTPSPERIEQAEMTRFRRFVEQRHGRSLPTYAALHAWSIQDIARFWHEYAAFAAIRFATPPQRITSDDPMPHTRWFEGATLNYAQALLEPASQPSASATAIVAADETGYERRLAWADLRQEVARSAAALRREGIGRGDRVAAYISNVPEAVILLLACASIGAVFSSCSPDFGIDAAFTRFHQIEPKLIVASDGYVYGGTSHETLPVVRELGARVRPSRGIVLVPRPTERPRPGWHSWEDWLPRDSRVPAFEPLPFDHPLCVLYSSGTTGLPKALVHRTGGVLLTHDKELRLHSDIKPGDVLFYFTTCGWMMWNWLVSALAQGATIVLFEGSPSYPSLEPLWRLADRIGITHFGTSARYIHACKAAELRPAGVARLDTVRTVLSTGSPLSTSGFEWVYEAVKRDVHLASVSGGTDIVGCFMLGVPTEPVYAGQIQGPALAIDLACYDEAGRPVVGQPGELVCRQPSPSMPLMFWNDPSFARYRAAYFERFPGVWRHGDLIEMTGENGIIVYGRSDATLNPGGVRMGTAEIYRPLEGISQVVEALAVGKKEADDEVVWLFVVLQPAATLDSQLTERIRAAIRTKASPRHVPKHVFQVSQLPRTRSGKAMEIAVARLINGGQVPNLEAMANPEALDEITHAVTSRPGTLSG from the coding sequence ATGACTGCACCGCTCTGGACGCCGTCGCCCGAACGGATCGAGCAAGCAGAGATGACCCGCTTCCGCCGGTTCGTGGAGCAACGCCATGGCAGATCGCTCCCAACCTACGCGGCGCTGCACGCTTGGTCCATTCAGGATATCGCGCGCTTCTGGCACGAGTACGCCGCCTTTGCCGCGATCCGCTTCGCAACCCCCCCGCAGCGGATCACGAGCGACGACCCAATGCCGCACACGCGGTGGTTCGAAGGGGCGACGCTCAACTACGCGCAGGCGCTGCTCGAGCCCGCAAGCCAGCCATCCGCCTCCGCCACCGCGATCGTGGCGGCCGACGAGACGGGCTACGAGCGGCGGCTTGCGTGGGCCGACTTGCGGCAGGAGGTGGCACGCTCGGCGGCCGCGCTCCGTCGCGAAGGCATCGGTCGCGGCGATCGCGTCGCGGCCTACATCTCGAACGTCCCTGAAGCCGTCATCCTTCTGTTGGCGTGCGCCTCGATTGGCGCCGTCTTCAGCTCCTGCTCACCGGACTTTGGCATCGACGCCGCCTTCACGCGATTCCATCAGATCGAGCCAAAGCTGATCGTCGCCTCCGACGGGTACGTGTACGGCGGCACGTCTCACGAGACCTTGCCGGTCGTGCGAGAGCTGGGCGCGCGTGTTCGCCCGTCGCGGGGCATCGTGCTCGTCCCGCGACCGACTGAACGGCCGCGCCCAGGCTGGCACTCTTGGGAGGATTGGCTGCCGCGGGATTCCCGCGTACCAGCCTTCGAGCCGCTTCCCTTCGATCATCCCCTCTGCGTGCTGTACTCCTCCGGCACGACGGGCCTCCCCAAGGCCCTCGTCCACCGCACGGGAGGTGTGCTCCTGACGCACGACAAGGAGCTCCGCCTACATAGCGACATCAAGCCAGGCGACGTGCTCTTTTATTTCACGACGTGCGGCTGGATGATGTGGAATTGGCTCGTCTCGGCGCTTGCGCAGGGGGCGACGATTGTGCTGTTCGAAGGATCGCCGTCCTACCCCTCCCTCGAGCCGCTCTGGCGGCTGGCCGATCGGATAGGCATCACGCACTTCGGCACGAGCGCGCGGTACATTCACGCCTGTAAGGCGGCCGAGCTGCGTCCGGCCGGCGTCGCGCGGCTCGACACCGTGCGCACGGTTCTGTCTACCGGCTCACCGCTGTCCACATCAGGCTTCGAGTGGGTCTACGAGGCGGTCAAGCGAGACGTCCATCTCGCAAGTGTCTCCGGCGGCACCGACATCGTCGGGTGCTTCATGCTGGGCGTCCCCACCGAGCCGGTCTACGCCGGTCAGATTCAGGGGCCAGCTCTCGCGATTGATCTCGCGTGCTATGACGAAGCCGGCCGGCCGGTGGTGGGACAGCCGGGAGAGCTCGTGTGTCGGCAACCGTCTCCATCCATGCCGCTGATGTTCTGGAACGACCCCAGCTTCGCGCGATACAGAGCCGCGTACTTCGAGCGGTTCCCGGGTGTCTGGCGGCACGGCGATCTCATCGAGATGACCGGCGAGAACGGCATCATCGTCTACGGCCGGAGCGACGCGACGTTGAACCCAGGTGGTGTGAGGATGGGCACTGCCGAGATCTATCGCCCGCTCGAGGGCATCTCGCAAGTCGTGGAGGCGCTCGCCGTCGGGAAGAAGGAAGCCGATGATGAGGTCGTCTGGCTCTTTGTCGTGTTGCAGCCTGCCGCGACGCTCGATTCGCAGCTGACGGAGCGGATCCGTGCTGCCATTCGAACGAAGGCCAGCCCGCGTCACGTGCCCAAGCACGTCTTCCAGGTGAGCCAGCTCCCGCGGACGCGCAGCGGCAAGGCCATGGAAATCGCCGTCGCACGCCTGATCAATGGCGGACAAGTGCCAAACCTGGAGGCGATGGCCAACCCTGAGGCGCTGGACGAGATCACCCACGCCGTCACAAGTAGACCGGGTACCCTTTCGGGATGA
- a CDS encoding site-specific DNA-methyltransferase — MSQARALPFEDSASGALGEALRRFDWRGAPTVVEAVSIAASGRAIQIDAFLNEFWTARQRAAHSLHEVSYRACFKPQLPRFFIERLTQQGDAVYDPFMGRGTTLVEAALLGRRAYGCDINPLSRVLCEPRLTPPTLAEVERALADVDLEPADLGAIHAGGAVEPLASDVEAPVLSDVEACPERLLVFYHPHTLRQICALRQHLLAKERAGTLTRADRWIRMVAVNRLTGHSPGFFSVYTLPPNQAVSPKSQAKINARRGQVPPERDVRKIILRKSRALLRDCSAEVGALVDRATPHHRLIVGRASDTPQLDANSVALVVTSPPFLDVVDYKTDNWLRCWFCGIDASAVPVTLSRQVAAWQQFVTEVLREVRRVLRPGGHVAFEVGEVRGGAVRLEDAVVPAGIAAGLEPVLLLINTQRFTKTANCWGVTNNSKGTNTNRVVVFRKH, encoded by the coding sequence ATGAGCCAAGCGCGGGCACTGCCCTTCGAAGATTCTGCCAGCGGGGCGCTCGGCGAGGCCTTGCGACGTTTCGACTGGCGCGGCGCACCAACCGTGGTCGAGGCGGTCTCGATTGCCGCCAGCGGTCGTGCCATTCAGATTGACGCGTTCCTCAACGAGTTCTGGACGGCGCGGCAGCGAGCAGCGCACAGCTTGCACGAGGTGTCGTATCGCGCCTGCTTCAAGCCGCAGCTGCCGCGGTTCTTCATCGAGCGCCTGACCCAGCAGGGCGATGCGGTGTATGACCCCTTCATGGGGCGAGGGACGACGCTCGTGGAAGCTGCGCTCCTGGGACGCCGCGCCTATGGATGCGACATCAATCCTCTGAGCCGTGTGCTCTGCGAGCCCAGATTGACTCCGCCCACACTCGCTGAAGTCGAGCGTGCGCTCGCGGACGTAGATTTGGAGCCCGCTGACCTCGGTGCGATACACGCAGGCGGCGCCGTCGAGCCGCTGGCGAGCGACGTCGAAGCACCTGTGCTGAGCGACGTCGAAGCATGCCCGGAACGGCTGTTGGTCTTCTACCACCCACATACCCTCCGCCAGATCTGCGCGCTGCGCCAACATCTACTTGCAAAGGAGCGCGCCGGAACGCTCACTCGCGCGGATCGCTGGATCCGCATGGTGGCGGTGAATCGGCTCACCGGACACTCTCCAGGATTCTTCTCAGTCTACACGCTGCCTCCGAACCAGGCGGTCTCACCGAAATCGCAGGCGAAGATCAACGCTCGTCGTGGCCAGGTGCCTCCCGAGCGCGACGTCCGCAAGATTATCCTTCGCAAGAGTCGGGCGCTGCTTCGCGACTGCAGCGCCGAAGTGGGGGCGCTCGTCGACCGAGCGACGCCGCACCATCGCCTCATCGTGGGCAGGGCGTCCGACACCCCGCAGCTCGACGCAAATTCCGTTGCGCTCGTCGTGACGTCACCACCGTTTCTCGACGTTGTCGACTACAAGACCGACAACTGGCTGCGCTGTTGGTTCTGCGGTATCGACGCCTCGGCTGTTCCAGTCACCCTCTCGAGGCAGGTGGCTGCGTGGCAGCAGTTCGTGACCGAGGTGCTGCGGGAGGTGAGGCGCGTGCTGCGTCCCGGAGGCCATGTCGCCTTCGAGGTTGGCGAAGTCAGAGGGGGAGCCGTGCGATTGGAGGATGCGGTCGTTCCTGCCGGAATCGCTGCCGGCCTCGAGCCGGTGCTCCTGCTCATCAACACGCAGCGATTCACGAAGACTGCTAATTGTTGGGGGGTCACGAACAACAGCAAAGGCACCAACACCAACAGGGTCGTCGTCTTCAGGAAGCACTGA
- the prs gene encoding ribose-phosphate diphosphokinase, which produces MRELAVFSGSAHPELAREICAHLDTPLLPVRVQRFANDCLEVQLQANCRDRDVFLIQPLVPPVQEHLVELLLMLDAARGASAGRTTAVMPHYAYARSDKKDAPRVSIGGRLVADLLVTAGANRVLTMTLHAPQVHGFFSIPVDHLHALRELADHFRRYDLANTVAVSPDLGNAKQAAAFARLLNVSVAAGAKQRFTDERVSITSIIGDVAGRDVIVLDDEIAKGTTVIELLNRLREEKAASIRVACTHGLFAADALDRIHDQPDVLEIVCTNTVPIPAAKRRPKLEVLSIASALAEAMRRIHLGESVSALFDSP; this is translated from the coding sequence GTGCGAGAGCTGGCGGTCTTCAGTGGGAGCGCGCATCCGGAGCTGGCGCGTGAGATCTGTGCTCATCTCGACACCCCGCTGCTGCCCGTGCGCGTCCAGCGGTTCGCCAACGATTGCCTCGAGGTCCAGCTCCAGGCCAATTGCCGGGATCGCGACGTCTTCCTGATCCAACCGCTGGTCCCGCCGGTCCAGGAGCACCTGGTGGAGCTGCTGTTGATGCTCGACGCCGCGCGTGGCGCATCCGCCGGCCGCACGACGGCCGTGATGCCACACTACGCGTATGCGCGCTCCGACAAGAAAGATGCGCCGCGCGTCTCGATCGGCGGGCGGCTCGTCGCCGACCTCCTGGTCACGGCCGGGGCCAATCGTGTCCTCACGATGACCCTGCACGCGCCGCAGGTGCACGGCTTCTTCAGCATCCCGGTCGATCACCTCCACGCGCTCCGCGAGCTCGCGGATCACTTCCGCCGATACGACCTCGCAAACACCGTGGCCGTTTCCCCTGACCTCGGCAACGCCAAGCAGGCGGCGGCTTTTGCTCGGCTGCTGAATGTCTCGGTCGCCGCCGGCGCCAAGCAGCGATTCACTGACGAACGCGTCAGCATCACCTCCATCATCGGAGATGTCGCCGGTCGCGATGTGATCGTCCTGGACGATGAGATCGCGAAAGGGACGACCGTTATCGAGCTGCTGAACCGCTTGAGGGAGGAGAAGGCCGCCTCCATCCGCGTCGCGTGCACGCATGGCCTCTTCGCCGCGGACGCCCTCGATCGGATCCACGATCAGCCCGACGTGCTCGAGATTGTCTGTACGAACACGGTGCCGATTCCGGCGGCGAAACGGCGGCCGAAGCTCGAGGTGCTGTCGATTGCCTCCGCCCTCGCCGAAGCCATGCGCCGCATTCATCTCGGCGAATCGGTCAGTGCGCTCTTCGACTCACCGTGA
- a CDS encoding sodium/solute symporter (Members of the Solute:Sodium Symporter (SSS), TC 2.A.21 as described in tcdb.org, catalyze solute:Na+ symport. Known solutes for members of the family include sugars, amino acids, nucleosides, inositols, vitamins, urea or anions, depending on the system.): MTTLDWLIILAYFGGLMALAWWVIGKARDTADDYFLAGRNLGWFVIGASIFASNIGSEHVVGLAGSGATSGVALAHYELHAWCLLVLGWVFVPFYMRSKVYTMPEFLERRFSPASRWVLSLISLVAYVITKIAVGIFAGGVVFGTLLPGLQISIGGMVLNSFWIGSVLVVVLTGTYTVLGGLRAVAYTEAVQTVVLVVGSGLLTIYGLAALGGWGEFRAALEPDLFNLWKPLIPAGMEGTWLPVKEPGRIAWYFNTDYPWVGMLFCAPIIGLWYWCTDQYIVQRALGAPDQTAARRGTIFAACLKLLPVFIFIIPGMIALALAKTGRADLLGTIVDAEGRAIPEAAQGAFPLMVQAVLPAGVRGLVVAGLLAALMSSLAGVFNACSTLFTMDFYRKLHPSASQHQLVWIGRVATTVMVLVGLLWIPVIQGARGLYEYLQGVQGYLGPPIFAVFFLGVFMKRLNGQGCLAALVLGFLLGVFRLAVDTPVSLGLAGFESGYPEGSLLWIVNNTYFQYYSLFIFLVSAATMIIVSYATAAPAEAQIRELTYATVTEAQRQETRSSWDRQDVLGSVTVVLLILAAYLYFNG; the protein is encoded by the coding sequence ATGACGACCCTCGACTGGTTGATTATCCTCGCGTACTTTGGCGGACTGATGGCGCTCGCGTGGTGGGTCATCGGGAAGGCCAGGGACACCGCGGACGACTACTTCCTCGCGGGCCGCAACCTGGGCTGGTTCGTCATTGGCGCCTCGATCTTCGCGTCGAACATCGGCTCGGAGCATGTGGTTGGCCTTGCCGGGTCGGGTGCCACCAGCGGCGTGGCGCTCGCACATTATGAGCTGCACGCCTGGTGTCTGCTCGTCCTCGGATGGGTCTTCGTGCCTTTTTACATGCGCTCGAAGGTCTACACCATGCCGGAGTTCCTCGAGCGCCGATTTTCGCCCGCCTCGCGCTGGGTATTGTCACTGATCTCGCTCGTCGCGTACGTGATCACGAAGATCGCGGTCGGCATCTTTGCTGGCGGTGTCGTGTTTGGCACGCTCCTACCCGGCCTGCAAATCTCGATCGGCGGCATGGTCTTGAACAGCTTTTGGATTGGCTCCGTGCTGGTGGTGGTGCTCACGGGCACCTACACGGTGCTCGGTGGCCTGCGCGCGGTGGCGTACACCGAGGCGGTCCAGACGGTCGTCCTCGTGGTGGGCTCGGGGCTGCTCACTATTTATGGTCTCGCGGCGCTCGGAGGGTGGGGCGAGTTCCGGGCGGCGCTCGAGCCAGACCTGTTCAACCTGTGGAAGCCCCTGATCCCGGCCGGCATGGAGGGCACCTGGTTGCCCGTGAAGGAGCCGGGTCGCATCGCCTGGTATTTCAATACCGACTATCCATGGGTGGGCATGCTCTTTTGCGCGCCCATCATCGGCTTGTGGTATTGGTGCACCGACCAGTACATCGTCCAACGCGCGCTTGGCGCGCCGGACCAAACCGCCGCGCGTCGCGGCACGATCTTCGCGGCGTGTCTCAAGCTGCTGCCGGTCTTCATCTTCATCATTCCAGGGATGATCGCGCTGGCGCTTGCAAAGACGGGCCGCGCCGACCTGCTCGGAACGATCGTGGACGCCGAGGGCCGCGCAATTCCGGAAGCCGCCCAAGGTGCATTTCCGCTCATGGTGCAGGCGGTGCTGCCGGCTGGCGTCCGCGGCTTGGTCGTCGCAGGTTTGCTGGCGGCGCTCATGAGCTCGCTCGCTGGTGTCTTCAATGCCTGCTCGACCCTCTTCACGATGGACTTCTACCGCAAGCTGCATCCAAGCGCGTCGCAGCATCAGCTCGTGTGGATTGGCCGCGTGGCGACAACGGTGATGGTGCTCGTGGGCTTGTTGTGGATTCCAGTGATTCAGGGCGCGAGGGGGCTCTACGAGTATCTACAAGGTGTGCAGGGCTATCTGGGGCCGCCCATCTTTGCGGTGTTCTTTCTCGGCGTGTTCATGAAGCGGCTCAATGGACAGGGATGCCTTGCCGCGCTCGTTCTCGGGTTCCTCCTAGGAGTGTTCCGGCTGGCCGTCGATACACCGGTCAGCCTGGGGCTTGCAGGCTTCGAGAGCGGCTATCCGGAAGGGTCGCTGCTCTGGATTGTGAACAACACGTACTTCCAATATTACAGCCTGTTCATCTTCCTCGTGTCGGCAGCAACGATGATCATCGTGA